The Streptomyces cynarae genome contains a region encoding:
- a CDS encoding AI-2E family transporter, which translates to MSGVRGSRPSPSVRLPPRARAAERVPAAERVVPWLRVAAAYAWRLVLVGLVVYGIFTILGRFQLIAVSWFLALVITSVLRPLADLLGRWLPRPLTVAVSLVGSLLLLLALFALVGEAVAGEWGRLTGEFRGGINRIERWLEGPPFRLSHKSLSHLQDQIGSYLSSHRAAVFSSALSGLSRVVELVTGLALALFFAVFFIHSGERLWSWIRDQLLPRGARPAWDRAGHAAWRTFAGYTRGIIIVAGTNAILVGIVLLLLRVPLALPLTLLEFFATFVPLVGSPVALAVATVVALAGRGPITAAAVVLLIVVIGEIEGHVLHPLVMSWAVRLHPLVVAVSVLAGSIVAGVVGAVVAVPFVSVAWAVLQALRPAPP; encoded by the coding sequence GTGAGTGGGGTGCGGGGCAGCCGGCCGTCCCCGTCCGTACGCCTCCCTCCGCGCGCCCGGGCCGCCGAACGGGTGCCCGCGGCCGAGCGTGTCGTCCCCTGGTTGCGCGTCGCCGCCGCCTACGCCTGGCGCCTGGTCCTCGTCGGGCTCGTCGTCTACGGCATCTTCACCATTCTGGGCCGCTTCCAGCTCATCGCCGTCTCGTGGTTCCTCGCACTGGTGATCACCTCGGTGCTGCGCCCCCTGGCCGACCTGCTCGGCCGCTGGTTGCCTCGGCCCCTGACCGTCGCGGTCTCCCTCGTCGGGAGCCTGCTGCTCCTGCTCGCCCTGTTCGCCCTCGTGGGTGAGGCGGTGGCGGGCGAGTGGGGAAGACTGACCGGGGAGTTCCGCGGAGGGATCAACAGGATCGAACGATGGCTCGAGGGCCCGCCGTTCCGGCTCAGTCACAAGAGTCTCTCGCATCTCCAGGACCAGATCGGCTCGTATCTCTCGTCCCACCGGGCGGCCGTGTTCAGCAGCGCACTCAGCGGCCTGAGCCGGGTCGTCGAGCTGGTCACCGGGCTCGCCCTCGCGCTGTTCTTCGCCGTCTTCTTCATCCACTCGGGCGAACGCCTGTGGTCCTGGATACGCGACCAGCTCCTCCCCCGGGGTGCCCGACCGGCGTGGGACCGGGCGGGGCACGCGGCCTGGCGGACCTTCGCCGGGTACACGCGGGGCATCATCATCGTGGCCGGCACCAACGCCATCCTCGTCGGCATCGTCCTGCTGTTGCTTCGGGTGCCGCTCGCGCTGCCGCTCACCCTGCTGGAGTTCTTCGCCACGTTCGTGCCGCTGGTCGGCTCGCCTGTCGCGCTCGCTGTGGCCACCGTGGTCGCCCTGGCCGGGCGCGGCCCGATCACGGCGGCGGCCGTGGTGCTGCTCATCGTCGTCATCGGAGAGATCGAGGGGCACGTCCTGCATCCCCTCGTGATGAGCTGGGCCGTCCGCCTGCACCCTCTGGTCGTCGCCGTCTCCGTCCTCGCGGGCTCCATCGTCGCGGGCGTGGTCGGCGCCGTGGTGGCCGTGCCGTTCGTGTCCGTCGCCTGGGCGGTGCTGCAGGCGCTGCGCCCGGCGCCTCCTTGA
- a CDS encoding GAF domain-containing sensor histidine kinase encodes MSGEARGRSEQHLPQLRLDELLDELQARIDAARGTQDRVHRLLQAVLSVGRELDLAQVLRSIVEAAVVLVDAEYGALGVIGDDLTLSQFLTVGVSEDARTRIGALPSGHGILGELIRHPEPLRLSEISDHPASYGFPAHHPPMHSFLGVPIRVRDQVFGNLYLTEKRGAEEFDAEDEAVLSALAVAAGVAIENARLYEETRLRERWVRASSQVTSALLSGAPSADVLELIVEQARRIASAEVGMIAERVPGEDVLRPLLAVGFEADRRRGLVMSRQDGFVEAALSTAEPVVSPDIRRDPRIDPESALWAGLGPVVGVPLVASGKSIGVLVLGRIAGRTPFTDTDAGPLLGFAGQAALALELAERRRDAEQITLLKDHDRIARDLHDLAIQRLFAAGMTLQSTQRFVDHPEAAERLSRTVDDLDETIKIIRSTIFGLRAHGDRRQEESGLRRRVSEAVTASADSLGFTPALRIEGLVDTDVPGDVADDVTAVLGEALSNVARHSGARAVDVHLRLGGGELTLTVADDGCGVPAGAVRSGLRNLEERAVALGGTLGVGERPQGGGTRLVWCVPVRAGDGAVSG; translated from the coding sequence ATGAGCGGGGAAGCGCGCGGGCGGTCCGAGCAGCACCTGCCCCAGCTCCGGCTCGACGAGCTGCTGGACGAACTGCAGGCCCGCATCGACGCGGCACGCGGCACCCAGGACCGGGTGCACCGCCTCCTTCAGGCCGTCCTGTCGGTCGGACGCGAACTCGATCTGGCGCAGGTGCTGCGCAGCATCGTCGAGGCGGCCGTGGTGCTCGTGGACGCCGAGTACGGCGCGCTGGGCGTCATCGGCGACGACCTCACGCTCTCCCAGTTCCTCACCGTGGGGGTCAGCGAGGACGCGCGGACCAGGATCGGAGCGCTGCCCAGTGGGCACGGCATCCTCGGCGAGCTGATCCGCCATCCGGAGCCGCTGCGCCTGTCCGAGATCTCCGACCACCCGGCCTCCTACGGCTTCCCGGCCCATCACCCGCCGATGCACTCGTTCCTCGGCGTGCCGATAAGGGTCCGCGACCAGGTGTTCGGCAACCTCTACCTCACCGAGAAGCGCGGCGCCGAGGAGTTCGACGCCGAGGACGAGGCCGTGCTCTCCGCACTGGCGGTGGCGGCCGGCGTCGCCATCGAGAACGCCCGGCTCTACGAGGAGACACGACTGCGTGAGCGCTGGGTGAGGGCCAGCTCCCAGGTCACGAGCGCCCTGTTGTCGGGTGCCCCGAGTGCGGACGTGCTGGAGCTGATCGTCGAGCAGGCGCGCCGGATCGCCTCCGCAGAGGTCGGCATGATCGCCGAACGGGTCCCCGGGGAGGACGTGCTGCGCCCGCTGCTCGCGGTCGGTTTCGAGGCCGACAGACGCCGCGGCCTCGTGATGTCCCGGCAGGACGGTTTCGTGGAGGCCGCGCTGAGCACCGCCGAACCGGTGGTCAGCCCCGACATCCGGCGCGATCCCCGGATCGACCCGGAATCGGCGCTGTGGGCCGGGCTCGGCCCCGTGGTCGGTGTACCGCTGGTGGCGAGCGGCAAGTCCATCGGCGTCCTGGTGCTCGGGCGCATCGCGGGGCGCACCCCGTTCACGGACACCGATGCCGGCCCCCTGCTCGGCTTCGCGGGGCAGGCGGCGCTGGCGCTGGAGCTGGCCGAGCGGCGCCGGGACGCCGAGCAGATCACCCTGCTCAAGGACCACGACCGTATCGCCCGCGATCTGCACGACCTCGCGATCCAGCGGCTGTTCGCGGCCGGCATGACCCTCCAGAGCACCCAGCGCTTCGTCGACCACCCCGAGGCCGCCGAACGGCTCTCGCGGACCGTCGACGACCTCGACGAGACCATCAAGATCATCCGTTCCACCATCTTCGGGCTGCGCGCACACGGCGACCGGAGGCAGGAGGAGTCCGGGCTGCGCAGACGGGTGTCGGAGGCGGTGACGGCGTCGGCCGACTCGCTGGGCTTCACGCCCGCGCTGCGCATCGAGGGCCTGGTGGACACCGACGTCCCGGGCGACGTCGCCGACGATGTGACCGCCGTGCTCGGGGAGGCCCTGAGCAACGTGGCCCGGCACTCCGGGGCACGGGCCGTGGACGTCCATCTGCGGCTCGGCGGGGGCGAGCTGACCCTCACGGTTGCCGACGACGGCTGTGGCGTGCCCGCCGGTGCCGTCCGCAGCGGCCTGCGGAACCTGGAGGAACGGGCCGTCGCCCTCGGCGGCACGCTCGGCGTGGGGGAACGCCCGCAGGGCGGCGGGACACGGCTGGTGTGGTGTGTTCCGGTGCGGGCGGGTGACGGGGCGGTCAGCGGGTGA
- a CDS encoding N,N-dimethylformamidase beta subunit family domain-containing protein, which produces MSVTPGEECGLYVSTTASSFRVSAFRVGWYGGAEARLVWSSGRIPGRVQAEPHLTSGTRTVRTDWKRTLAFSTAGWPEGAYLLRLDAEGGHQRYVPLIVRSTLGAGRTVLMHAPATWQAYNRWGGYSLYEGPSGAYAARSLAVSFDRPYDSSGAEKFLVYERAAVVLAERLGIPLAYTTGTDVHRDPAVLRGARAVICLGHDEYWTPEQRRHVTQARDAGTNVAFLGANTCFRRVRLEQGEARPDRTVVCYKSSFRADPCYSTHPTLVTTDFRQAPGADPESSMTGVLYEGYPTDAPYVVHAADHWLHEGTGVRPGDGFGHLVGVEYDRVTPGAPVPEPLEITAHSSLVCNGRRSTSDSAYYTVPSGAGVFATGTMRWVEALMAGTPDGGHDHGMDARTRAFVTRTTENLLHAFALGPAARHRPAPRPNVKQVYKGST; this is translated from the coding sequence GTGAGCGTGACCCCGGGCGAGGAGTGCGGCCTGTATGTGTCGACGACCGCGTCCTCCTTCCGTGTCTCGGCCTTCCGCGTGGGCTGGTACGGCGGGGCCGAGGCCCGGCTGGTCTGGTCCTCCGGGCGCATACCGGGCCGCGTCCAGGCGGAGCCGCACCTGACGTCCGGCACCCGCACCGTCCGCACCGACTGGAAGCGCACGCTCGCCTTCAGCACGGCGGGCTGGCCGGAGGGCGCGTATCTGCTGCGACTGGACGCGGAGGGCGGCCACCAGCGGTACGTCCCGCTGATCGTGCGCTCCACGCTGGGCGCGGGCCGGACGGTGCTGATGCACGCCCCGGCGACCTGGCAGGCGTACAACCGGTGGGGCGGTTACAGCCTCTACGAGGGTCCCTCCGGTGCGTATGCCGCCCGGTCCCTAGCCGTCAGCTTCGACCGGCCCTACGACTCCAGTGGCGCGGAGAAGTTCCTGGTGTACGAGCGGGCGGCGGTGGTGCTGGCCGAACGGCTCGGGATTCCCCTCGCCTACACCACCGGGACGGACGTGCACCGCGACCCGGCGGTGCTGCGGGGCGCGAGGGCCGTCATCTGCCTCGGTCACGACGAGTACTGGACCCCGGAGCAGCGCCGGCACGTCACCCAGGCCCGCGACGCGGGCACCAACGTGGCCTTCCTCGGTGCCAACACCTGCTTCCGCCGGGTCCGGCTGGAGCAGGGCGAGGCGCGCCCCGACCGTACGGTGGTCTGCTACAAGTCCTCCTTCCGCGCCGACCCCTGCTACAGCACCCACCCCACGCTGGTGACGACGGACTTCCGTCAGGCCCCGGGGGCCGACCCGGAGTCGTCGATGACGGGCGTGCTGTACGAGGGGTATCCGACGGACGCGCCGTACGTCGTGCACGCGGCTGACCACTGGCTGCACGAGGGGACGGGTGTACGCCCCGGGGACGGCTTCGGCCATCTGGTCGGTGTGGAGTACGACCGGGTCACCCCGGGCGCCCCCGTCCCGGAGCCCTTGGAGATCACGGCTCATTCGTCGCTGGTGTGCAACGGCCGGCGCAGCACCAGCGACTCGGCGTACTACACGGTGCCGAGCGGGGCGGGGGTCTTCGCCACCGGCACCATGCGCTGGGTGGAGGCCCTGATGGCAGGCACCCCGGACGGGGGCCACGACCACGGCATGGACGCCCGCACCCGCGCCTTCGTCACCCGGACGACGGAGAACCTGCTGCACGCCTTCGCGCTGGGCCCGGCCGCCCGCCATCGGCCCGCGCCGCGCCCGAACGTGAAGCAGGTGTACAAGGGATCGACGTGA
- a CDS encoding aminotransferase class IV yields MIRPAIAEGLLTWTPADGLSAGPDTGERLLVADSWLLRDGRVRGFERHRERFLRACAGCDGPPLRRLVEFWQDMTAALPRTGEWFPRVELAAQPPRLRLRLRQAPPLAPDVRVWAVGQPDPRTVPRRKGPDLDRLARIRNRASLHGAEEAVLITPSGVVLEAAHSSVVWWEEDTLCLPSPHLPVLAGVTAALVQERAARTGVRVAHRERAVEELDGREVWLVNALHGIRPVTEWTERSMTAGAAARAPEWRGWLDDVMEPLPESH; encoded by the coding sequence ATGATCCGACCGGCCATCGCCGAGGGCCTGCTCACGTGGACACCCGCCGACGGGCTGTCCGCCGGACCCGACACGGGCGAGCGGCTGCTCGTCGCCGACTCCTGGCTGCTGCGCGACGGACGTGTCCGGGGCTTCGAGCGCCACCGCGAGCGTTTCCTGCGCGCCTGCGCCGGCTGCGACGGGCCGCCGCTGCGCCGGCTCGTGGAGTTCTGGCAGGACATGACCGCCGCGCTGCCGCGCACGGGGGAGTGGTTCCCGCGGGTGGAACTCGCCGCTCAGCCGCCTCGGTTGAGGCTGCGGTTGCGTCAGGCCCCGCCGCTCGCGCCGGATGTGCGGGTGTGGGCGGTGGGTCAGCCCGACCCGCGGACCGTGCCTCGCCGCAAGGGCCCGGACCTGGACCGGCTGGCCAGGATCCGCAACCGGGCCTCGCTGCACGGCGCCGAGGAGGCCGTGCTGATCACCCCGTCCGGGGTGGTGCTGGAGGCCGCCCACTCCAGCGTGGTGTGGTGGGAGGAGGACACCTTGTGCCTGCCCTCACCGCACCTGCCCGTCCTTGCCGGGGTGACCGCCGCCCTCGTCCAGGAACGCGCCGCCCGGACCGGCGTCCGCGTGGCTCACCGCGAGCGCGCCGTCGAGGAACTCGACGGCCGCGAGGTGTGGCTGGTGAACGCCCTGCACGGCATCCGGCCCGTGACGGAGTGGACGGAACGGTCCATGACGGCGGGGGCCGCCGCACGCGCGCCGGAATGGCGGGGCTGGCTCGACGACGTCATGGAGCCGTTGCCGGAAAGCCACTGA